A genome region from Chryseobacterium sp. G0186 includes the following:
- a CDS encoding succinate dehydrogenase/fumarate reductase iron-sulfur subunit → MSAKKGLHLTLKIWRQKNSKSKGQFETYKISDVSTDSSFLEMLDILNENIINEGKEPIAFDHDCREGICGMCSLYINGRAHGPDTGITTCQLHMRMFKDGETIVIEPWRSAAFPVIKDLMVDRSAFDRVMAAGGFISVNTSGNTLDANAMPVPKEDADKAMDAAACIGCGACVATCKNGSAMLFVGAKVSQYALLPQGRVEAKRRVLNMVKAMDEEGFGNCSNTGACEIECPKGISLENIARMNREYMAALVDQG, encoded by the coding sequence ATGAGTGCAAAAAAAGGCTTACATCTTACGCTGAAAATTTGGAGACAAAAGAATAGTAAATCAAAAGGTCAGTTTGAGACCTATAAAATATCGGATGTATCTACAGATTCTTCTTTCTTAGAAATGTTGGACATCCTGAATGAAAATATAATTAACGAAGGAAAAGAACCAATCGCTTTCGATCACGACTGTCGTGAGGGAATCTGCGGAATGTGTTCTCTTTACATCAATGGTAGAGCTCATGGACCAGACACAGGAATTACAACGTGTCAGCTTCACATGAGAATGTTCAAAGATGGAGAAACTATCGTTATTGAACCTTGGAGAAGTGCTGCTTTCCCTGTTATCAAGGACTTAATGGTAGACAGAAGCGCATTTGACAGAGTAATGGCTGCCGGAGGGTTTATTTCTGTAAATACATCAGGAAATACACTGGATGCCAACGCAATGCCGGTTCCTAAAGAAGATGCAGACAAAGCAATGGATGCTGCTGCCTGTATCGGATGCGGTGCTTGTGTAGCTACTTGTAAAAACGGATCTGCAATGCTATTCGTAGGTGCTAAGGTTTCTCAGTATGCTTTATTGCCACAAGGTAGAGTAGAAGCGAAGAGAAGAGTACTGAACATGGTGAAAGCTATGGACGAAGAAGGATTCGGAAACTGTTCAAATACCGGTGCTTGTGAAATTGAATGCCCTAAAGGTATTTCTCTTGAAAACATTGCAAGAATGAACAGAGAATACATGGCTGCTCTTGTAGATCAAGGATAG
- a CDS encoding fumarate reductase/succinate dehydrogenase flavoprotein subunit: MSKLDSRIPAGPLKDKWKNHKDHMNLVAPNNRDKIDIIVVGTGLAGGSAAATLAEQGYNVKAFCYQDSPRRAHSIAAQGGINAAKNYQGDGDSTYRLFYDTIKGGDYRAREANVYRLAEVSANIIDQCVSQGVPFGRDYGGQLDNRSFGGVQVKRTFYAKGQTGQQLLLGAYSAMSRQIGKGRIKMYNRHEMLELVIVDGKARGIIARNLVTGEIERHSAHAVVIASGGYGNVYFLSTNAMGSNVSAAWKIHKKGAYFANPCYVQIHPTCIPVHGTQQSKLTLMSESLRNSGRIWVPKKHEDSVAIREGKLRPENIKEEDRDYYLERRYPAFGNLVPRDVASRAAKERCDAGFGIENNDTQEGVYLDFSTEIMKKGKESAIEKHIHNPTDQQIYDLGKSWVEEKYGNLFVMYEKITADDPYKTPMKIYPAVHYTMGGVWVDYNLQSTIPGCFVIGEANFSDHGANRLGASALMQGLADGYFVLPYTIADYLSADIRTGTIPTNSGAFDEAEKGINDKIDFFINNKGTHSVDYFHKQLGHIMWNKVGMGRTPEGLKEAIKEIEEVRNDFWKNVKVPGEKEGMNTELEKAFRVADFLELGQLMAIDALHRNESCGGHFREDHSTPDGEAERDDVNYKYVGAWEYQGDNINAEVLHKEELIYDNIEVKTRSYK, encoded by the coding sequence ATGAGTAAATTAGATTCAAGAATTCCGGCGGGTCCTCTTAAAGACAAGTGGAAAAATCATAAAGATCATATGAACCTTGTTGCACCAAACAACAGAGATAAGATTGATATTATTGTTGTAGGTACAGGTTTGGCAGGAGGTTCTGCTGCAGCTACTTTGGCTGAGCAAGGATACAATGTAAAAGCATTTTGCTATCAGGATTCACCAAGAAGAGCGCACTCTATTGCAGCTCAGGGGGGGATCAACGCGGCAAAGAATTACCAAGGAGACGGTGACTCTACTTATAGATTATTCTATGATACCATCAAGGGTGGTGACTATAGAGCAAGAGAGGCTAACGTTTACAGACTAGCAGAAGTTTCTGCAAATATTATTGACCAGTGTGTTTCCCAAGGGGTTCCTTTCGGTAGAGATTACGGCGGTCAGCTAGATAACCGTTCATTTGGTGGGGTTCAGGTAAAAAGAACCTTCTACGCAAAAGGACAAACAGGTCAGCAGTTATTATTAGGAGCATATTCTGCAATGAGCCGTCAGATCGGTAAAGGTAGAATCAAGATGTACAACCGTCACGAAATGCTAGAGCTTGTAATTGTTGATGGAAAAGCAAGAGGGATTATCGCAAGAAACCTTGTAACAGGTGAAATTGAAAGGCATTCTGCTCATGCTGTAGTTATTGCTTCAGGGGGATACGGAAACGTATATTTCCTTTCTACCAATGCTATGGGATCTAACGTTTCTGCAGCTTGGAAAATTCACAAAAAAGGAGCTTACTTCGCAAACCCTTGCTACGTACAGATTCACCCGACTTGTATTCCTGTTCACGGAACACAGCAGTCTAAATTAACTTTGATGTCTGAATCATTAAGAAACTCAGGAAGAATCTGGGTTCCTAAAAAACATGAAGATTCAGTAGCTATCAGAGAAGGGAAATTAAGACCTGAAAATATTAAAGAAGAAGATAGAGATTATTATTTAGAAAGAAGATACCCTGCGTTTGGTAACCTTGTACCTAGAGACGTTGCTTCAAGAGCAGCTAAGGAAAGATGCGACGCTGGATTCGGAATCGAAAATAATGATACCCAAGAGGGTGTTTACCTGGATTTCTCTACAGAGATCATGAAAAAAGGTAAAGAATCTGCTATCGAAAAACATATCCATAATCCTACAGATCAACAGATCTATGATTTAGGTAAAAGTTGGGTTGAGGAGAAATATGGTAACCTATTCGTAATGTACGAAAAGATTACGGCTGATGATCCTTACAAAACTCCAATGAAGATCTATCCTGCGGTTCACTACACAATGGGTGGGGTATGGGTTGATTATAACCTTCAGTCTACAATCCCTGGATGTTTCGTAATCGGTGAAGCTAACTTCTCTGACCACGGTGCTAACAGATTGGGGGCTTCTGCCTTGATGCAGGGTCTTGCTGATGGATATTTTGTACTTCCTTATACCATTGCAGATTACCTTTCTGCAGATATCAGAACAGGTACTATTCCTACCAATTCAGGAGCATTTGACGAAGCAGAAAAAGGAATTAACGATAAAATTGATTTCTTCATAAACAATAAGGGAACCCATTCAGTAGATTACTTCCACAAGCAATTAGGACACATTATGTGGAATAAAGTTGGGATGGGAAGAACACCTGAGGGATTGAAGGAAGCAATCAAGGAAATTGAAGAAGTAAGAAACGATTTCTGGAAAAATGTAAAAGTTCCTGGTGAAAAAGAAGGAATGAACACTGAACTTGAAAAAGCATTCAGAGTAGCAGACTTCCTTGAGCTAGGACAATTAATGGCTATCGATGCACTACACAGAAACGAATCTTGTGGTGGACATTTCCGTGAAGACCATTCTACTCCGGATGGAGAAGCGGAAAGAGATGACGTAAACTACAAATACGTCGGAGCTTGGGAATATCAGGGTGACAATATCAACGCGGAAGTGTTGCATAAAGAAGAACTGATATATGACAACATCGAGGTTAAAACTAGAAGTTATAAATAA
- a CDS encoding succinate dehydrogenase cytochrome b subunit, whose protein sequence is MAGLTSSTIGRKYAMALSAMFLLVFLILHLTTNLLSVLNRDAFNAASDFMGYNPFVQFLMQPILGFAVIFHFAMGFVLEIKNNKARPVKYESNNASVNSSWMSRNMIISGAVILAFLALHLYDFWLHEITYKYVDGTAPDAERFWPELHEKFADLWRVALYVISFVLLGLHLAHGFQSSFQSIGARHPKYTPVIKAFGKWYSILIPAGFIIVAVYHFITQ, encoded by the coding sequence TTTTTGCTGGTTTTTCTTATACTGCATTTGACAACCAATTTGTTATCAGTCCTGAACAGAGATGCATTTAATGCAGCATCTGACTTCATGGGCTATAATCCTTTTGTGCAGTTCTTAATGCAGCCTATTCTTGGTTTTGCAGTAATTTTCCATTTTGCAATGGGATTTGTACTTGAAATTAAGAATAATAAAGCGCGTCCGGTAAAGTATGAATCTAACAATGCTTCTGTGAACTCTTCATGGATGTCTAGAAATATGATTATTTCTGGAGCTGTTATTTTGGCTTTCTTGGCGCTTCACTTATATGATTTCTGGCTACATGAAATTACTTACAAGTATGTTGATGGTACAGCTCCTGATGCAGAACGTTTCTGGCCGGAACTTCATGAGAAGTTTGCTGATCTTTGGAGAGTGGCTTTATATGTGATCTCTTTTGTATTATTAGGGTTACACTTAGCTCACGGATTCCAGTCTTCATTCCAGTCTATTGGAGCAAGACATCCAAAATATACACCGGTGATCAAGGCTTTCGGGAAATGGTATTCAATCCTTATCCCAGCAGGATTTATCATCGTTGCAGTTTATCATTTTATAACTCAATAA